From Timaviella obliquedivisa GSE-PSE-MK23-08B:
GAAGAAGAGAATGGTGGCAGGGCCCTGCCAAGTTCCTAGGCTAGTTGTTTGTATCGTGATCCTAGTCAGAAGAAAGATAGAGAAATAGGCGATCGCCAACAAAACGATACCTGCTCTGAAAAGCTTCTGCTCGTCCAAATTAATGTTGAGTTTTGTAAGAAACCAGGGGGTTGGTCTGAATTGATAGCCAATCCAGCACATTGCTGCGCAGAGGATGGTCATGAGTAACACCCTTGATAATGCTTCTGGAGTGACTACGGTTGGAGTATCACGCAAGGCGATCGCTTGAGGTAAAATAAATGAAACAAAGATTGCCCCCATAAAAAAGGGAAATTGATAAGTGCGCTCTGGACGAATCAGCCCCCAGCCTAATAGTCCAATACAAGTTAGATTCAGCAGATCCAGGTAGAGTTGATGATCCATAGGTTAGGTCTGAGTATGAGCCATCAGCTTTTGATAAAGTCTGGCAAGTTTTTCAGAGTTATGCATCCACTGATGATGACGTTCTAGTAGAGATTGAGCATTGAATCGGTGAATCCGCTGTTGCTCCGATGAATAAACTGCTTCATGAATGGTTGCTGCCATCGCCCTTAAATCTCTTTTCGGCAGTACATAGCCTGTATCCGGATTCAGAATTTCCCTCACACCGCCTTCACAAGCAAAACCTATGACCGGAACCTGGCAAGCCATTGCTTCTGCAACCACTAGCCCAAAAGGTTCCCAGTGAGAGGTGAGACAAAACGAATCTATCGCATGATAAGCACTTGTGGTTTGTTCAAGCACACCTGTGAAGATTACGCGATTCTCAACTCCTAATGCTGTAGCTAGTTCCCTTAAGGATGCGGCATCCGGACCATCACCTACGACAAGTCCCCAAAAATTGGTGGGTAAAAGGCTGATGACTCTTAGAAAATCATCGGTGCCTTTCATAGCAGAATGAAGTCGTCCAACGAAACCGACTACAAACACGTTGTTGGGTAAGCTAAACTGCTGGCGAGAATAAAGTCGATCTTCTACACTAGCGGGGTAGAATCGATCGCTATCTACCCCGTTATACAAAACACAAGTTTTCTCAGAGTTGTATCCACCCCATTCAATCTGACTTTTGCACGTATCCTCCGTAATGCATATGAGAAGATCAGTGGATTTTTGTTGTACCCAACTTGCTAAAGAACTGCGTGACATCTGCGAACCAGGACGATTTGCACCCAAATGAGCATGGACAACCTTCAGAATACCAGGATGAATGAATGTCAACAGATGAGACCAGAGTAACCCATCATGATGATGCAGAATGTGTGGTTGAAATTGCTGAATAAATGCTCGTAACCGTCCCATTTTAAGAACATCGCGGGAGTCCTGGAGACCCAGATAGTGAGCGCGTTGAGTGCTTTTGCCTT
This genomic window contains:
- a CDS encoding glycosyltransferase family 4 protein, with translation MALAPDPLKVLHICQRDDIATGGAARVAVEYVKRLPAHEVDAHCLFLYGEPGPFQTELSDSLQGKSTQRAHYLGLQDSRDVLKMGRLRAFIQQFQPHILHHHDGLLWSHLLTFIHPGILKVVHAHLGANRPGSQMSRSSLASWVQQKSTDLLICITEDTCKSQIEWGGYNSEKTCVLYNGVDSDRFYPASVEDRLYSRQQFSLPNNVFVVGFVGRLHSAMKGTDDFLRVISLLPTNFWGLVVGDGPDAASLRELATALGVENRVIFTGVLEQTTSAYHAIDSFCLTSHWEPFGLVVAEAMACQVPVIGFACEGGVREILNPDTGYVLPKRDLRAMAATIHEAVYSSEQQRIHRFNAQSLLERHHQWMHNSEKLARLYQKLMAHTQT